Proteins encoded by one window of Winogradskyella sp. PG-2:
- a CDS encoding M3 family metallopeptidase has translation MTILKSYFNTPYNTAPFSKIKTEDYLPAFKTAIKKAKSEIDDIVKNSESPTFKNTIEALDYSGEELDRLSSIFFNLNSAETNDAIQNIAQEVSPLLSEFSNDITLNKDLFKRVKAVYNSKSDLDLSTEQETLLDKKYKGFSRNGANLSEDKKERLRAIDKESSQLKLKFGEHILAETNKYKLHLTNPTQVSGLPEGAKEAAKQLAESKGKKGWLITLDYPSYIPFMTYGDNRELREKLSKAFGSKGFNNDDLDNQDIVLKIAKLRFERAQLLGYKTHAHFVLEERMAETPEKVNTFLNELLDKAKPAAKDEFNNLENFAKDLDGIEQLQKWDSAYYSEKLKQKLFSLDDEQLKPYFKLENVIDGAFIVAEKLFGLKFEEIDTIDKYHDDVLTYKVTDTDDELVSVFYADFFPRAGKRNGAWMTSYKPQMIKNGDNHRPHVSIVCNFTKPTKSKPSLLTFNEVTTLFHEFGHALHGMLANTTYPSLSGTSVFWDFVELPSQILENWCYEEETLKLFATHYETGEVIPMELIEKIKASATFHEGMQTLRQLSFGLLDMSWHGVDPSNISNVKSYETKAFGNTSLYPDVKENCMSTAFAHIFQGGYSSGYYSYKWAEVLDADAFEYFKEEGIFNKTVADKFKAYVLSQGGTENPMTLYKKFRGQKPKPEALLRRAGLLK, from the coding sequence ATGACAATTCTTAAATCATACTTTAACACACCATACAATACTGCCCCTTTTTCTAAAATAAAAACTGAGGATTATTTACCAGCTTTCAAAACAGCCATTAAAAAAGCAAAATCAGAAATAGATGACATTGTAAAAAATAGTGAAAGTCCTACGTTTAAAAATACAATAGAAGCTTTGGACTATTCTGGTGAGGAGCTAGATCGCCTATCTAGTATTTTTTTTAATTTGAATTCTGCAGAAACTAATGATGCTATTCAAAATATTGCACAAGAAGTATCCCCTTTATTATCAGAGTTTAGTAATGACATAACTTTAAATAAAGATTTATTTAAGCGTGTAAAAGCTGTTTACAATTCAAAATCTGATTTAGATTTAAGTACGGAACAAGAAACACTTCTCGATAAAAAGTATAAAGGGTTTTCTAGAAATGGTGCTAATCTATCTGAAGATAAAAAAGAAAGACTTAGAGCTATTGATAAAGAGTCCAGTCAATTAAAATTAAAGTTTGGCGAACATATTTTAGCTGAAACCAACAAATATAAACTGCACCTTACTAACCCAACTCAGGTATCTGGCTTACCTGAAGGAGCAAAAGAAGCAGCTAAGCAATTAGCTGAAAGTAAAGGCAAAAAGGGTTGGTTAATTACATTAGATTATCCAAGTTATATTCCCTTTATGACCTATGGAGATAATCGTGAATTACGAGAGAAATTATCAAAAGCATTCGGAAGTAAAGGTTTTAATAATGACGATTTAGATAACCAAGATATAGTTTTAAAAATAGCCAAATTACGTTTTGAACGTGCACAACTTTTAGGTTACAAAACTCACGCCCACTTTGTACTAGAAGAGCGTATGGCAGAAACACCTGAGAAAGTCAATACATTCTTAAACGAATTATTAGATAAAGCAAAGCCTGCAGCTAAGGACGAATTCAATAATCTTGAAAACTTTGCAAAAGACTTAGATGGAATTGAGCAACTGCAAAAATGGGATTCTGCTTACTATTCTGAAAAATTGAAGCAAAAATTATTCAGCTTAGATGACGAGCAACTGAAACCCTATTTTAAACTAGAAAATGTTATCGATGGTGCATTTATTGTGGCCGAAAAATTATTTGGCTTAAAATTTGAAGAAATCGATACCATTGATAAATATCATGATGATGTTTTAACATACAAAGTGACAGATACCGATGATGAATTGGTTTCTGTATTCTATGCTGACTTTTTCCCTAGAGCCGGAAAACGTAATGGTGCTTGGATGACTTCTTACAAACCTCAAATGATTAAAAATGGTGACAATCATCGCCCACATGTTTCAATAGTTTGTAATTTCACTAAACCGACAAAAAGCAAACCTTCTCTATTGACTTTTAATGAGGTGACAACCTTATTTCATGAGTTTGGACATGCACTGCATGGCATGTTAGCCAATACAACATATCCTAGTTTATCTGGTACAAGTGTGTTTTGGGACTTTGTAGAATTACCAAGTCAGATTTTAGAAAACTGGTGCTACGAAGAAGAAACCTTAAAACTATTTGCGACGCATTATGAAACAGGTGAAGTTATTCCAATGGAATTAATTGAAAAAATAAAAGCATCTGCAACGTTTCATGAAGGTATGCAGACTTTACGTCAATTAAGTTTTGGGTTATTAGATATGTCTTGGCATGGTGTTGACCCATCAAATATTAGTAACGTTAAATCATATGAAACTAAAGCTTTTGGAAACACAAGCTTATATCCTGATGTGAAAGAAAATTGTATGAGTACAGCTTTTGCACATATTTTTCAAGGTGGTTATTCTTCTGGTTATTACAGCTATAAATGGGCTGAAGTTTTAGATGCTGATGCCTTTGAATACTTTAAAGAAGAAGGTATTTTTAATAAAACAGTTGCAGATAAATTCAAGGCCTACGTCTTATCCCAAGGTGGTACAGAAAACCCAATGACCTTATATAAAAAATTTAGAGGGCAAAAACCAAAACCAGAAGCTTTGTTGAGACGTGCTGGTTTATTAAAATAA
- the purE gene encoding 5-(carboxyamino)imidazole ribonucleotide mutase, whose protein sequence is MSKVGVIMGSKSDLPVMQDAIDILKGFDIEIEVDIVSAHRTPDKLFDYSKNAHTRGIKVIIAGAGGAAHLPGMVASLSPLPIIGVPVKSSNSIDGWDSVLSILQMPGGVPVATVALNGAKNAGILAAQIIGSSDQCVLDKIMIYKEGLKAKVIDSAKDL, encoded by the coding sequence ATGAGTAAAGTTGGCGTAATAATGGGAAGTAAAAGCGATTTGCCAGTAATGCAAGACGCTATAGATATCTTAAAAGGATTTGATATAGAGATAGAAGTTGATATTGTTTCTGCACATCGTACACCAGATAAATTATTTGATTATAGTAAAAATGCTCATACTAGAGGTATTAAAGTTATAATAGCTGGTGCTGGTGGTGCAGCTCATCTTCCAGGAATGGTTGCATCCTTATCGCCACTTCCTATAATTGGTGTTCCAGTAAAGAGTAGTAATTCTATTGATGGCTGGGATTCTGTATTATCAATTTTACAAATGCCTGGTGGAGTTCCTGTGGCTACCGTTGCATTAAATGGAGCAAAAAACGCTGGCATTTTAGCTGCACAAATTATCGGAAGTTCAGATCAGTGTGTTTTAGATAAAATTATGATTTATAAGGAAGGATTAAAGGCGAAAGTGATTGATTCTGCAAAAGACCTCTAA
- a CDS encoding 5-(carboxyamino)imidazole ribonucleotide synthase, with protein sequence MNYFSSNFKLGILGGGQLGKMMLYDTRKFDIYTCVIDPSKEAPSRLACDEFTVGDLLDYDTVVNFGRKVDVLTFEIENVNVDALETLENEGIKVFPSSKTLRTIQNKATQKLFYRDQNIPTASFSHFAHPSEIKDAIANGGLKYPFVWKSARFGYDGTGVKVVRRNEDLVDLPNAECIAEDLIPFKNELAVIVARNEAGDLKTYPVVEMEFHPEANQVEYVICPARIPDDIAKKAESVALKTSAAFKHVGLLAVEMFQTENDNIIVNEVAPRPHNSGHYSIEASYTSQFEQHIRCILGLPLGNTESKVAGVMVNLVGAENHTGNVCYKNIDNILAMDGVTPHIYGKKQTRPFRKMGHVTIVNKDITVARKVAEKVKHTIEVISE encoded by the coding sequence ATGAATTATTTCTCTTCAAATTTTAAACTCGGCATTCTTGGTGGTGGTCAACTAGGCAAAATGATGCTTTATGATACACGTAAATTTGATATTTACACATGTGTCATAGATCCTAGTAAAGAAGCACCATCTCGATTGGCTTGTGATGAGTTTACCGTTGGTGACTTATTAGATTACGATACAGTAGTTAATTTTGGAAGGAAGGTAGATGTTTTAACTTTTGAAATAGAAAACGTAAACGTTGATGCACTTGAAACTCTTGAGAATGAAGGCATAAAAGTATTTCCTTCTTCCAAAACATTACGAACTATTCAGAATAAAGCAACTCAGAAGTTATTTTATCGCGATCAGAATATTCCAACGGCAAGCTTCAGTCATTTTGCACACCCTTCAGAAATTAAAGATGCTATAGCTAATGGTGGATTAAAATACCCTTTTGTATGGAAAAGTGCTCGATTTGGTTATGATGGAACTGGTGTAAAAGTAGTAAGGCGTAATGAAGATTTAGTAGATTTACCAAATGCAGAATGTATTGCAGAAGATCTAATTCCTTTTAAAAACGAATTAGCTGTTATTGTTGCTAGAAATGAAGCTGGAGATTTAAAAACATACCCAGTTGTTGAGATGGAATTTCATCCAGAAGCAAACCAAGTAGAATATGTAATTTGTCCTGCTAGAATTCCTGACGATATTGCAAAAAAAGCAGAATCTGTAGCGCTTAAAACGTCAGCTGCATTTAAACATGTTGGATTATTAGCTGTAGAAATGTTTCAAACAGAAAACGATAATATTATTGTTAATGAGGTTGCTCCAAGACCTCACAACTCTGGCCATTACAGTATTGAGGCTAGTTATACATCTCAATTTGAACAACACATAAGATGTATTTTAGGGTTACCATTAGGTAACACAGAAAGTAAAGTTGCTGGTGTGATGGTGAATTTAGTTGGTGCAGAAAATCATACAGGTAATGTATGTTATAAAAACATTGACAATATACTTGCTATGGATGGAGTAACACCACATATATATGGTAAGAAACAAACAAGGCCTTTTAGAAAAATGGGGCATGTCACTATTGTGAATAAAGACATTACTGTAGCTCGTAAAGTTGCAGAAAAAGTAAAACATACAATTGAAGTAATTAGTGAATAA
- a CDS encoding GbsR/MarR family transcriptional regulator, with the protein MEYQQAKEKFISTWGSLGTLWGINKAMAQIQALLFISTKPLSMEDVMEELKISRGNTSMNLRQLMDWGIVTKVLVTGERKEFFTTEKDVQELARIVAKERSRREIKPVIKVLDEVSSIKDDGTEKTKELIKQTKALKELTDDLDTLMNKLVNQKQNWLTKSVFKLMK; encoded by the coding sequence ATGGAATACCAACAAGCAAAAGAAAAGTTTATTAGTACATGGGGTAGTTTAGGCACACTTTGGGGTATAAATAAAGCCATGGCTCAAATACAAGCCTTGCTTTTCATCTCTACAAAACCATTGTCTATGGAGGATGTTATGGAAGAACTTAAAATCTCTCGTGGAAATACGAGTATGAATTTAAGACAACTTATGGATTGGGGAATTGTGACTAAGGTATTAGTGACTGGAGAACGAAAAGAATTTTTTACAACAGAAAAAGATGTTCAAGAATTAGCAAGAATAGTGGCTAAAGAACGTAGTCGAAGAGAAATAAAACCAGTAATTAAAGTTTTAGACGAAGTCTCTTCTATTAAAGATGATGGTACCGAAAAAACAAAAGAATTAATTAAACAGACCAAAGCATTAAAAGAATTAACCGATGACTTAGACACCTTAATGAATAAGTTAGTAAATCAAAAACAAAACTGGTTAACTAAGTCTGTTTTTAAACTGATGAAATAA
- a CDS encoding T9SS type A sorting domain-containing protein: protein MKIKLLCLSLLMFGICQAQIELVPNPCDINSGTITFKYGESGDYSIFDPMSDPNLYLYTGLQTDVDPLTWDYHDDFTDVNTMIPLTYDAILGYYVATFNPATRTYLEEPMLNSTTITQGTEVFDWYFLVTVGDQSRQSADLMGSDYGFGSAILSVENYDLIDNIKVGNGEITFKSPAQYDISVYDILGKNVVNQQLNISNSLTHNFQLQSNGIYLVKISDGINSRTVKMLKY from the coding sequence ATGAAAATAAAACTACTTTGTCTTTCTTTACTTATGTTTGGAATATGCCAAGCCCAAATAGAGCTCGTTCCTAATCCTTGTGATATCAATTCTGGAACAATTACCTTTAAATATGGTGAGTCTGGAGATTACTCAATTTTTGATCCAATGAGTGACCCAAATTTGTACCTTTACACAGGTTTGCAAACTGATGTTGACCCTCTAACTTGGGATTATCATGATGATTTTACAGATGTTAATACAATGATTCCCCTCACTTATGATGCTATTTTAGGCTATTATGTTGCAACTTTTAACCCAGCAACACGAACTTATCTTGAAGAGCCAATGTTAAATTCTACTACAATTACCCAAGGTACTGAGGTTTTTGATTGGTACTTTTTAGTAACAGTTGGTGATCAATCTAGGCAATCAGCTGATTTAATGGGAAGTGATTATGGGTTTGGTTCTGCGATTCTTTCGGTAGAGAATTATGATTTAATTGACAATATCAAAGTAGGCAATGGTGAAATAACATTTAAGTCTCCGGCACAATACGATATTTCTGTTTATGATATTTTAGGAAAGAATGTTGTTAATCAACAATTAAATATTAGCAATAGCTTAACTCATAATTTTCAATTACAGAGTAATGGGATTTATTTGGTTAAAATTAGTGATGGTATTAACTCCCGAACCGTCAAGATGTTGAAATATTAA